The Salinispora tropica CNB-440 genome has a window encoding:
- the infC gene encoding translation initiation factor IF-3: protein MNEQIRAREVRLVGPEGEQVGIVPLERALQLAADVDLDLVEVAPMARPPVCKLMDFGKFKYESALKAREARRNQQQTVIKEMKLRPKIDPHDYETKKGHVVRFLKAGDKVKVTIMFRGREQSRPELGYRLLRRLESEISELGYVEAAPKQDGRNMIMVLAPHRATKAAATAARGGALPRGERESGAAAAAPPAEAAGPAGTAGE from the coding sequence GTGAACGAGCAGATCCGGGCACGTGAGGTCCGACTGGTCGGCCCCGAGGGTGAGCAGGTGGGCATCGTCCCGCTGGAGCGCGCCCTTCAGCTGGCCGCGGACGTCGACCTGGACCTGGTCGAGGTTGCGCCAATGGCGCGCCCGCCGGTGTGCAAGCTCATGGACTTCGGCAAGTTCAAGTATGAGAGCGCACTGAAGGCGCGCGAAGCGCGGCGTAATCAGCAGCAGACCGTCATCAAGGAAATGAAGCTTCGGCCGAAGATCGATCCGCATGACTACGAGACCAAGAAGGGTCACGTGGTGCGGTTCCTCAAGGCCGGCGACAAGGTCAAGGTGACGATCATGTTCCGGGGTCGTGAGCAGAGCCGCCCGGAGCTGGGCTACCGGCTCCTGCGCCGGCTCGAGTCCGAGATCTCGGAGCTGGGTTACGTCGAGGCCGCGCCGAAGCAGGACGGTCGAAACATGATCATGGTGCTCGCACCGCACCGTGCCACCAAGGCTGCCGCCACGGCGGCCCGCGGCGGCGCGCTTCCGCGAGGCGAGCGGGAATCCGGTGCCGCCGCGGCAGCACCGCCGGCCGAGGCGGCCGGACCCGCCGGAACCGCCGGCGAGTAG
- the rpmI gene encoding 50S ribosomal protein L35: MPKMKSHTGMGKRVRVTGKGKIVKQQAGLRHNLEKKSSTRTRRLTGLVEVAKPDVKRIKKLLGR, encoded by the coding sequence ATGCCGAAGATGAAAAGCCACACCGGGATGGGCAAGCGCGTCCGGGTGACCGGCAAAGGCAAGATCGTGAAGCAGCAGGCCGGCCTGCGCCACAACCTGGAGAAGAAGTCCTCCACCCGTACCCGCCGGCTGACCGGGCTGGTCGAGGTGGCCAAGCCGGATGTCAAGCGCATCAAGAAGCTGCTCGGCCGCTGA
- the rplT gene encoding 50S ribosomal protein L20, which yields MARVKRAVNAQKKRRTLLATASGYRGQRSRLYRKAKEQVLHSMQYSYRDRRDRKGDFRQLWIQRINAGARANGLTYNRLIQGLKLAGIEVDRKILADLAVNDAAAFAAIVEKARAAVAEEGTGGAAAQAA from the coding sequence ATGGCACGCGTCAAGCGGGCTGTGAACGCCCAGAAGAAGCGCCGTACCCTGCTGGCGACCGCGAGTGGCTACCGCGGTCAGCGCTCCCGGCTGTACCGCAAGGCCAAGGAGCAGGTGCTGCACTCGATGCAGTACTCCTACCGGGACCGTCGTGACCGCAAGGGCGACTTCCGGCAGCTGTGGATCCAGCGGATCAACGCGGGTGCCCGCGCCAACGGGCTCACCTACAACCGCCTGATCCAGGGCCTCAAGCTGGCCGGTATCGAGGTCGACCGGAAGATCCTGGCCGACCTGGCCGTCAACGACGCCGCCGCCTTCGCGGCGATTGTCGAGAAGGCCCGTGCGGCCGTCGCGGAAGAGGGCACCGGCGGCGCCGCGGCCCAGGCCGCCTGA
- a CDS encoding TrmH family RNA methyltransferase has translation MQSRPHGRRLDTVSGPLTPRTPRIVAARRLHRRRDREATGRFLAEGPQAVREALARPGTVLELFGTPAALDRYRDLAAQAAAADLPVSEATDAALAGLAETVAPQGLIAVCQHLDLPLATALARAPRLVTVLADIRDPGNAGTVLRTADAAGAQAVVFAGTAVDPYNGKVVRASAGSLFHVDVVRAPDPLQVIADLRTAGLAVLATTGYGADDLDDLADAGRLAAPTAWVFGSEAHGLPVELTAAAEARVRVPLHGRAESLNLAAAAAVCLYASARAQRRPSPPHAVAAVAAVEDVAAVEDVAAIETAKESGRP, from the coding sequence ATGCAGTCACGACCGCACGGGAGGCGCCTCGACACCGTTTCCGGACCCCTCACCCCCCGCACCCCACGGATCGTGGCGGCCCGTCGGCTGCACCGCCGCCGGGACCGCGAGGCCACTGGTCGGTTCCTGGCCGAGGGCCCGCAGGCGGTCCGCGAGGCCTTGGCCCGACCGGGCACGGTCCTGGAACTCTTTGGTACGCCGGCAGCCCTGGATCGGTACCGGGACCTGGCCGCTCAGGCTGCCGCCGCTGACCTACCCGTCTCCGAGGCCACCGACGCGGCGCTCGCCGGGCTCGCCGAGACCGTCGCCCCGCAGGGCCTCATCGCCGTCTGCCAACACCTCGACCTACCGCTGGCCACCGCCCTCGCGCGAGCGCCACGGCTGGTCACAGTCCTCGCCGACATCCGTGATCCGGGCAACGCCGGTACGGTCCTGCGTACCGCCGACGCGGCCGGAGCCCAAGCAGTGGTCTTCGCCGGTACGGCCGTCGACCCCTACAACGGCAAGGTGGTGCGGGCGTCGGCGGGCAGCCTGTTCCACGTGGACGTGGTGCGTGCGCCCGATCCGCTTCAGGTCATCGCCGACCTACGGACTGCCGGGCTCGCCGTGTTGGCTACCACCGGATACGGCGCGGACGACCTGGACGACCTGGCCGATGCCGGCCGGTTGGCCGCCCCCACCGCCTGGGTGTTTGGCTCCGAGGCGCACGGCTTGCCAGTCGAGCTGACCGCGGCCGCCGAGGCCCGGGTCCGGGTACCGCTGCATGGGCGGGCCGAGAGCCTTAACCTGGCTGCCGCAGCGGCGGTGTGCCTGTACGCTTCAGCGAGAGCGCAGCGTCGGCCGTCGCCCCCGCACGCGGTTGCGGCGGTAGCCGCGGTCGAGGACGTAGCCGCGGTTGAGGACGTAGCCGCGATCGAGACAGCAAAGGAGAGCGGCCGCCCGTGA
- the pheS gene encoding phenylalanine--tRNA ligase subunit alpha — translation MSYRNDPYDPKQVALLDPAALAEAVTTAEAAFAAAANPDQLTALRPAHLGDRAPASLARREIGALPPAAKADAGKRVNEARRSIESAYTARAQVLEREQAERMLVEERVDVTLPADRRPSGARHPVSTLMEQITDFFVGMGYEVAEGPEVELEWTNFDALNILPDHPARGLMDTFHVAPEDSGMVLRTHTSPVQARTMLTRTPPIYVICPGRVYRTDELDATHAPVFHQVEGLVVDRGITMAHLRGTLDHFARAMFGPEARTRFRPHYFPFTEPSAEFDVWFPEHRKGAQWVEWGGCGMVNPRVLRACGIDPEVYSGFAFGMGIDRTVMFRHGVGDMRDLVEGDVRFTRAFGYGA, via the coding sequence ATGTCCTACCGCAACGACCCGTACGACCCGAAGCAGGTCGCCCTGCTCGACCCGGCCGCACTGGCCGAGGCTGTCACCACCGCCGAGGCAGCGTTCGCCGCTGCCGCCAATCCGGATCAGCTGACCGCGCTGCGTCCGGCCCATCTCGGGGACCGGGCCCCGGCGTCGCTGGCCCGACGTGAGATCGGCGCGCTGCCGCCGGCCGCCAAGGCCGACGCCGGCAAGCGGGTCAACGAGGCCCGCCGGTCGATCGAGAGCGCCTACACCGCGCGCGCGCAGGTACTGGAGCGGGAGCAGGCCGAGCGGATGCTGGTCGAGGAGCGGGTGGATGTCACCCTGCCGGCCGATCGGCGTCCCTCCGGGGCCCGCCACCCGGTCAGTACGTTGATGGAGCAGATCACCGACTTCTTCGTCGGAATGGGCTATGAGGTGGCCGAGGGCCCCGAGGTCGAGTTGGAGTGGACCAACTTCGACGCGCTCAACATCCTGCCGGACCACCCGGCGCGGGGGTTGATGGACACCTTCCACGTCGCGCCGGAGGACTCCGGCATGGTGCTGCGAACCCACACCTCGCCGGTGCAGGCGCGGACGATGTTGACCCGCACGCCGCCGATCTACGTGATCTGCCCGGGTCGGGTCTACCGAACCGACGAGTTGGACGCCACCCATGCGCCGGTCTTCCACCAGGTGGAGGGCCTGGTGGTGGATCGCGGCATCACGATGGCGCACCTGCGGGGCACCCTGGACCACTTTGCCCGGGCGATGTTCGGGCCGGAGGCGCGAACCCGCTTCCGGCCGCACTACTTCCCGTTCACGGAGCCGTCGGCGGAGTTCGACGTGTGGTTCCCGGAGCATCGCAAGGGTGCGCAGTGGGTCGAGTGGGGCGGCTGCGGCATGGTGAACCCGCGGGTGTTGCGGGCCTGCGGCATCGACCCGGAGGTCTACTCCGGATTCGCTTTCGGTATGGGCATCGACCGCACGGTCATGTTCCGGCACGGCGTCGGTGACATGCGGGACCTGGTGGAGGGGGACGTCCGGTTCACCCGGGCGTTCGGGTACGGCGCGTAG
- the pheT gene encoding phenylalanine--tRNA ligase subunit beta yields MRVSVSWLREYVDLPAHLTPADLEQSLVGLGLEVESIVDLAGTVTGPLVVGEVREIEELTGFKKPIRFCRVDVGDANGTGELQEIVCGARNFAVGDRVVVILPGGVLPGNFAIGARRTYGRNSRGMICSAKELGLGDDHAGIIVLPGSSPAKPGDDARPVVGLDDVVVEVELTPDRGYQMSVRGIARELSHAFGVPFRDPGLASAPAGTEAPAYPVEVRDPVGCDRFAARMVRGVNPAAPSPAWMVQRLTTAGIRSLSLPVDITNYVMLELGQPMHAFDADRITGSLVVRRAVAGEQLTTLDGVVRTLVAEDMVISDAGLPNPNPAAGADAGAPISLAAVMGGESSEVVAETSNVLFEAAHWDPVMVGRTARRHRLFSAAAKRWERGVDPALPLVAIDRAVRLLVEHGGGATGAEILDIDHRTSPVPVVMPADLPSRRVGVAYPADRVAALLTEIGCTVAAGPDQLTADPGEVGVAAGGAVSFVVTPPTWRPDLTDPADLVEEVVRLDGYDRVPAVLPVAPAGRGLTWQQRRRRAVARMLADRGYVEVLCSPFVAVELADQLGLPAGDARRRAVRLANPLSEEEPALRTTLLGPLLGVLRRNLGRGQRDLALYEIGTVFHPRTEAGTPPRMGVEHRPSDAELAAADAVLPEQPQHVAVVLAGEVEPGGWWGEGRPAGWADAVEAARTVLAAAGIPEDRVTVRAVEHAPWHPGRCAQLVVDGVTVGYAGELHPAVIAGLELPRRTAAMELDLDAVPAAPVRQAPVISSFPPALIDVALVVDVDVPVAQVQGALVEGAGELLESVRLFDVYAGEQLGAGRRSLAYKLTFRAPDRTLTVEEAVAARDAAVAAVAERFGATLRGV; encoded by the coding sequence ATGCGAGTTTCTGTCAGTTGGCTGCGTGAGTACGTTGACCTGCCGGCGCATCTGACCCCGGCCGACCTCGAGCAGTCCCTGGTCGGTCTTGGTCTCGAGGTGGAGTCCATCGTGGACCTGGCCGGTACGGTCACCGGGCCGCTGGTCGTCGGCGAGGTGCGGGAGATTGAGGAGCTGACCGGCTTCAAGAAGCCGATTCGCTTCTGTCGGGTGGACGTGGGTGACGCCAACGGCACCGGCGAGTTGCAGGAGATCGTCTGCGGGGCGCGCAACTTCGCGGTCGGTGACCGGGTGGTGGTGATCCTCCCCGGCGGGGTGCTGCCCGGTAACTTCGCGATCGGGGCGCGCCGGACGTACGGGCGTAACTCCAGGGGCATGATCTGCTCGGCGAAGGAACTGGGCCTGGGCGACGACCATGCCGGCATCATTGTGCTGCCGGGCTCCAGCCCCGCCAAGCCGGGCGACGACGCCCGCCCCGTGGTTGGCCTCGACGACGTGGTGGTCGAGGTGGAGCTGACCCCGGACCGGGGTTACCAGATGTCGGTGCGGGGGATCGCCCGGGAGCTGTCGCACGCGTTCGGGGTGCCGTTTCGGGATCCGGGGCTCGCGTCCGCCCCGGCCGGGACCGAAGCGCCCGCGTACCCGGTGGAGGTGCGGGATCCCGTCGGCTGTGACCGGTTCGCGGCGCGGATGGTACGTGGCGTCAACCCGGCCGCGCCGTCGCCGGCCTGGATGGTCCAACGGCTCACCACCGCCGGCATTCGCAGCCTCTCGCTGCCGGTCGATATCACCAACTACGTGATGCTCGAGCTGGGCCAGCCGATGCACGCCTTCGACGCGGACCGGATCACCGGCTCGCTGGTGGTCCGCCGGGCCGTGGCGGGGGAGCAGTTGACCACCCTGGACGGGGTGGTGCGCACGCTCGTCGCCGAGGACATGGTGATCTCTGATGCGGGGCTGCCGAATCCGAACCCGGCTGCGGGCGCGGACGCCGGTGCCCCGATTTCGCTCGCTGCCGTCATGGGTGGGGAGAGCAGCGAGGTGGTCGCGGAGACCAGCAACGTGTTGTTCGAGGCGGCCCACTGGGATCCGGTGATGGTGGGGCGCACCGCCCGCCGGCACCGGCTGTTCAGCGCGGCAGCCAAGCGGTGGGAGCGGGGCGTCGACCCAGCCCTGCCGTTGGTTGCCATCGACCGGGCGGTGCGGCTGCTGGTGGAGCATGGCGGCGGCGCGACCGGTGCGGAGATCCTCGATATCGATCATCGAACGTCGCCGGTACCGGTGGTCATGCCGGCGGACCTGCCGTCTCGACGGGTCGGGGTGGCCTACCCGGCGGACCGGGTGGCTGCCCTGCTCACCGAGATCGGCTGCACGGTTGCCGCCGGCCCGGATCAGCTCACCGCGGATCCGGGTGAGGTGGGTGTCGCCGCTGGTGGCGCGGTCTCGTTCGTGGTTACCCCGCCGACCTGGCGACCCGACCTGACCGACCCGGCCGACCTGGTCGAGGAGGTGGTCCGTCTCGACGGCTACGACCGGGTGCCGGCGGTGCTGCCGGTGGCCCCCGCCGGCCGGGGCTTGACCTGGCAGCAGCGGCGCCGGCGGGCGGTGGCCAGGATGCTCGCCGACCGGGGGTACGTGGAGGTGCTCTGCTCGCCGTTCGTGGCGGTCGAGCTGGCCGACCAGCTGGGCCTGCCGGCCGGCGATGCGCGGCGGCGGGCGGTGCGGCTGGCCAACCCGCTGTCGGAGGAGGAGCCGGCGCTGCGGACGACGCTGCTTGGTCCGCTGCTCGGTGTGCTCCGGCGGAACCTGGGCCGGGGCCAGCGGGACCTCGCGCTGTACGAGATCGGGACGGTCTTCCACCCGCGGACCGAGGCCGGCACTCCGCCGCGGATGGGGGTGGAGCACCGGCCGTCGGACGCGGAGCTCGCCGCCGCCGATGCGGTGCTGCCGGAGCAGCCCCAGCACGTCGCCGTGGTGCTCGCCGGTGAGGTCGAGCCGGGTGGCTGGTGGGGCGAGGGGCGCCCGGCCGGCTGGGCGGACGCGGTCGAGGCGGCCCGGACGGTGCTCGCCGCCGCCGGTATTCCCGAGGACCGGGTGACCGTGCGGGCCGTGGAGCACGCCCCCTGGCACCCCGGGCGCTGTGCGCAGCTGGTGGTGGACGGCGTGACTGTCGGGTACGCGGGGGAGCTGCATCCGGCGGTGATCGCCGGGTTGGAGTTGCCCCGCCGTACCGCGGCGATGGAGCTGGACCTGGACGCGGTCCCGGCGGCCCCGGTGCGGCAGGCCCCGGTGATCTCGTCCTTCCCGCCCGCCCTGATCGATGTGGCGCTGGTGGTCGATGTCGACGTGCCGGTCGCCCAGGTGCAGGGGGCGCTGGTGGAGGGGGCCGGCGAGCTGTTGGAGTCGGTCCGGCTCTTCGACGTGTACGCCGGTGAGCAGCTCGGCGCGGGTCGTCGGTCGTTGGCGTACAAGCTGACCTTCCGTGCGCCGGATCGGACGCTGACGGTGGAGGAGGCGGTCGCGGCGCGGGACGCGGCGGTTGCCGCTGTCGCGGAGCGTTTCGGCGCAACCCTCCGGGGCGTGTGA
- the argC gene encoding N-acetyl-gamma-glutamyl-phosphate reductase — MGIRVAVAGASGYAGGELLRLITGHPEFDLVAATAHSQAGHRLDTVHPQLTGLELVLAETDPAALADADLVFLALPHGESATLAAQLPPKVRVVDLGADHRLADPYAWANYYGGTHAGQWTYGLPELPGQRERIAATTRVANPGCYASAIVLALAPLIAAGAAQPADVVVVAASGASGAGRAAKAHLIAGEVMGDLSPYRVGAHQHVPEIKQATGATSLSFTPVLAPMPRGILATVTAVPVRDVDPQAVLAEAYADAPFVHVLPEGRWPHTAATLGSNSCHLQATVDVDAGRLIVVSGLDNLGRGAAGQAVQNANIMLGLPETTGLSVWGVSP, encoded by the coding sequence ATGGGGATCCGAGTTGCGGTCGCTGGGGCGAGCGGTTACGCCGGGGGAGAACTGCTGCGCCTGATCACCGGGCACCCGGAGTTCGACCTGGTCGCCGCCACCGCGCACAGCCAGGCCGGACACCGGTTGGACACCGTGCATCCGCAGCTGACCGGGCTGGAATTGGTTCTGGCCGAGACCGACCCGGCTGCCCTGGCCGATGCCGACCTGGTTTTCCTGGCGCTGCCGCACGGTGAGTCGGCAACGCTGGCCGCGCAGTTGCCGCCAAAGGTGCGCGTGGTTGACCTCGGTGCCGATCACCGGTTGGCCGACCCGTACGCGTGGGCCAACTACTACGGCGGTACCCACGCCGGGCAGTGGACCTACGGTCTGCCCGAGCTGCCGGGCCAGCGCGAGCGGATCGCCGCCACGACCCGGGTGGCCAACCCCGGCTGCTACGCCAGCGCCATCGTCCTGGCGCTCGCCCCGCTGATCGCCGCCGGTGCGGCTCAGCCGGCCGACGTGGTGGTGGTGGCCGCCTCCGGTGCCTCGGGCGCCGGTCGCGCCGCCAAGGCGCACCTGATCGCCGGTGAGGTCATGGGTGACCTGTCGCCGTACCGGGTCGGTGCGCACCAGCACGTTCCGGAGATCAAGCAGGCGACCGGGGCGACCAGCCTGTCGTTCACCCCGGTGCTGGCGCCGATGCCACGGGGGATCCTCGCGACCGTCACCGCCGTGCCCGTACGCGACGTCGACCCGCAGGCGGTGCTCGCCGAGGCGTACGCGGACGCGCCCTTCGTGCACGTGCTGCCCGAGGGGCGGTGGCCACACACCGCCGCGACCCTCGGCTCCAACTCCTGCCACCTGCAGGCGACCGTTGACGTGGACGCCGGGCGGTTGATCGTGGTCAGCGGCCTGGACAACCTCGGTCGGGGCGCGGCCGGGCAGGCCGTGCAGAACGCCAACATCATGCTCGGTCTGCCGGAGACCACCGGTCTGTCTGTCTGGGGAGTTAGCCCATGA
- the argJ gene encoding bifunctional glutamate N-acetyltransferase/amino-acid acetyltransferase ArgJ, with the protein MSVTTPRGFRAAGVSAGLKEGGAADVALVVNDGPHAGAAGVFTNNRVKAAPVLWTQQVVQGGLVRAAVLNSGGANACTGPGGFQDTHATAEHTAAVLTAVAPGSSLGAGEVAVCSTGLIGERLPMDRLLPGVRTAVGTLSQDGGPAAAEAIMTTDSRPKNGVAHGAGFTVGGMAKGAGMLAPAMATMLSVLTTDAVADPETLDAALRAACRVTFDRVDSDGCMSTNDTVLLLASGASGVVPTEAELTAVVTAVAHDLAQQLVADAEGATKQITIDVVGAASEDDAVEVGRTVARNNLVKTALFGNDPNWGRILAAVGTTAAAFEPERVDVAVNGVWVCRDGAAAEDRSKVDLGGVDVTICIDLRAGAAAATIWTNDLSHGYVHENSAYSS; encoded by the coding sequence ATGAGCGTCACGACTCCCCGCGGATTCCGGGCGGCCGGAGTGTCCGCCGGGCTCAAGGAGGGTGGGGCGGCCGATGTCGCCCTGGTCGTCAACGACGGCCCGCACGCCGGGGCGGCCGGTGTCTTCACCAACAACCGGGTGAAGGCCGCACCGGTGCTCTGGACCCAGCAGGTCGTCCAGGGCGGTCTGGTCCGCGCCGCGGTACTCAACTCGGGCGGCGCCAACGCCTGCACCGGCCCCGGCGGCTTCCAGGACACCCACGCCACCGCGGAGCACACCGCGGCGGTGCTGACCGCCGTCGCCCCCGGCTCGAGCCTCGGTGCGGGTGAGGTGGCCGTCTGCTCCACCGGTCTGATCGGCGAGCGGCTGCCCATGGACCGGCTCCTGCCCGGAGTGCGTACGGCAGTCGGGACGTTGAGCCAGGATGGGGGCCCGGCAGCCGCCGAAGCCATCATGACCACCGACTCCCGGCCGAAGAACGGGGTCGCACACGGTGCGGGTTTCACCGTGGGTGGCATGGCCAAGGGCGCGGGCATGCTCGCCCCGGCGATGGCCACGATGCTCAGCGTGCTCACCACCGACGCGGTGGCTGACCCGGAGACCCTGGACGCGGCGTTGCGGGCCGCCTGCCGGGTCACCTTCGACCGGGTCGACTCGGACGGGTGCATGTCCACCAACGACACGGTGCTACTGCTGGCCAGCGGTGCGAGCGGCGTCGTGCCCACCGAGGCCGAGCTGACCGCCGTGGTCACCGCCGTCGCTCACGACCTCGCGCAGCAGCTCGTCGCCGACGCCGAGGGCGCCACCAAGCAGATCACGATCGACGTGGTCGGCGCGGCGAGCGAGGACGACGCCGTCGAGGTGGGCCGGACCGTGGCCCGGAACAACCTGGTCAAGACCGCGCTGTTCGGCAACGACCCGAACTGGGGACGAATCCTCGCCGCGGTCGGCACCACCGCTGCGGCGTTCGAGCCAGAGCGGGTCGATGTGGCCGTGAACGGGGTGTGGGTGTGCCGGGACGGCGCCGCCGCCGAGGATCGGTCGAAGGTCGACCTCGGGGGCGTGGACGTCACCATCTGCATCGACCTGCGGGCAGGCGCGGCCGCGGCGACAATCTGGACCAACGACCTGTCACACGGGTACGTGCACGAGAACTCGGCGTACTCGTCGTGA
- the argB gene encoding acetylglutamate kinase, with amino-acid sequence MSVTADLTGAQAKAATLIEALPWLARFAGSCVVVKYGGNAMADPELRREFAADMVFLRYAGLKPVVVHGGGPQISVMLDRLGIDSEFRGGLRVTTPEVMDVVRMVLLGQVGRELVGLINAHGPFAMGLSGEDGGLFTAVRRQAYVDGQPVDIGQVGDVESADISAVTHLLEAGRIPVLSTVAPDADGVPHNLNADTAAAALAIALRARKLVVLTDVPGLYANWPDRSSLVSEVTADELAKLLPSLESGMVPKMEACLRAVRGGVPAAHVVDGRVAHSVLLEIFTSEGFGTMVTPG; translated from the coding sequence ATGAGTGTCACCGCGGATCTCACCGGCGCTCAGGCCAAGGCCGCCACCCTGATCGAGGCGCTGCCGTGGCTGGCCCGTTTCGCGGGTTCGTGCGTCGTGGTCAAGTACGGCGGCAACGCCATGGCCGACCCAGAGCTGCGGCGGGAGTTCGCCGCGGACATGGTCTTTCTCCGCTACGCGGGCCTGAAGCCGGTCGTGGTGCACGGGGGCGGCCCGCAGATCTCGGTCATGCTGGACCGGCTCGGCATCGACAGCGAGTTCCGGGGTGGGCTGCGGGTCACCACCCCGGAGGTGATGGACGTGGTCCGGATGGTGCTCCTGGGCCAGGTCGGCCGGGAACTGGTCGGGCTGATCAACGCGCACGGTCCGTTCGCCATGGGGCTCTCCGGCGAGGACGGGGGTCTGTTCACCGCGGTCCGACGGCAGGCGTACGTCGATGGGCAGCCGGTCGACATCGGCCAGGTCGGCGATGTGGAGTCGGCGGACATCTCGGCGGTGACCCACCTGCTCGAGGCCGGCCGGATCCCGGTGCTCTCGACGGTGGCCCCGGATGCGGACGGCGTGCCGCACAACCTCAACGCGGACACCGCCGCCGCGGCCCTGGCGATCGCCCTGCGGGCGCGCAAGCTGGTCGTCCTGACCGATGTGCCGGGCCTGTACGCGAACTGGCCGGACCGGTCCAGCCTGGTCAGTGAGGTCACCGCGGACGAACTGGCGAAGCTGCTGCCGTCCCTGGAGTCGGGGATGGTCCCCAAGATGGAGGCGTGCCTGCGGGCGGTGCGCGGGGGCGTGCCCGCCGCGCATGTCGTGGACGGGCGGGTCGCGCACTCCGTGTTGCTAGAGATTTTCACCTCGGAAGGCTTCGGAACCATGGTGACTCCCGGATGA
- a CDS encoding acetylornithine transaminase, whose product MSPLRDRWQESMMDNYGTPPLALVGGAGAVVVDEAGQEYVDLVGGIAVNTLGHAHPAVVSAVSTQVATLGHVSNLYVAEPPVALAELLLALAGRPGRVFFANSGAEANETAFKISRLTGRTEVVATRGGFHGRTMGALALTGQPAKADPFRPLPDAVTHVEYGDSAALAAAVTDATAMVILEPIQGENGIVVPPAGYLAEARRITAEHGALLVLDEVQTGIGRTGHWFAHQAEGIEPDMMTLAKGLGGGLPLGACIAFGPAADLLRPGSHGTTFGGNPISCAAGLAVLSTIAGTGLLDHVERVGAQLRRGIQALNHPLVAEVRGAGLLLGIVLTAPVAAVTVEALREAGFLVNAVQPGIVRLAPPLILTADQADAFLAALPAALDATRAAAGSTPVAGPRSTGPGNPGPPARPARIPTPITPTTTEVRA is encoded by the coding sequence ATGAGCCCGCTCCGTGACCGCTGGCAAGAATCCATGATGGACAACTACGGCACGCCGCCGCTGGCGTTGGTCGGCGGGGCCGGCGCCGTCGTGGTCGACGAGGCTGGCCAGGAGTACGTGGACCTGGTCGGCGGTATCGCCGTCAACACCCTGGGCCACGCCCACCCGGCGGTGGTGTCCGCCGTCTCGACACAGGTCGCCACGCTGGGGCACGTGTCAAACCTGTACGTCGCCGAGCCGCCGGTGGCCCTGGCCGAGCTTCTGCTCGCCCTCGCCGGCCGGCCGGGACGGGTCTTCTTCGCCAACTCGGGCGCCGAGGCGAACGAGACGGCATTCAAGATCTCCCGGCTCACCGGACGTACCGAGGTCGTCGCGACCCGCGGCGGCTTCCACGGCCGCACCATGGGGGCGTTGGCGCTTACCGGCCAGCCGGCCAAGGCCGACCCGTTCCGTCCACTGCCCGACGCCGTCACCCACGTCGAGTACGGCGACAGCGCCGCACTGGCGGCGGCCGTCACCGACGCGACCGCGATGGTGATCCTGGAGCCGATCCAGGGGGAGAACGGTATCGTCGTACCGCCCGCCGGCTACCTCGCGGAGGCCCGTCGGATCACCGCCGAGCATGGCGCCCTGCTGGTGCTCGACGAGGTGCAGACCGGGATCGGCCGTACCGGGCACTGGTTCGCCCACCAGGCCGAGGGCATCGAACCAGACATGATGACGCTCGCCAAGGGCCTCGGCGGTGGCCTGCCGCTCGGCGCCTGCATCGCCTTCGGTCCCGCCGCCGACCTCCTGCGCCCCGGCTCACACGGCACCACCTTCGGGGGGAACCCGATCAGCTGCGCCGCCGGGCTGGCGGTGCTGTCCACGATCGCCGGCACCGGGCTGCTCGACCACGTCGAGCGGGTCGGCGCCCAGCTACGGCGAGGTATCCAGGCGCTCAACCATCCACTGGTCGCCGAGGTGCGGGGCGCCGGCCTACTTCTCGGGATCGTGCTGACCGCGCCGGTCGCGGCGGTCACCGTCGAGGCGCTGCGGGAGGCGGGCTTCCTGGTCAACGCGGTGCAGCCGGGCATCGTCCGGCTCGCCCCACCGCTGATCCTCACCGCCGACCAGGCCGACGCCTTCCTGGCCGCCCTGCCGGCCGCCCTCGACGCGACCCGCGCCGCCGCCGGCTCGACCCCGGTCGCCGGGCCCCGGTCAACGGGCCCGGGCAACCCCGGTCCGCCGGCCCGACCGGCCAGAATTCCGACCCCGATCACCCCAACCACAACGGAGGTCAGGGCATGA